A stretch of the Flavobacterium aquiphilum genome encodes the following:
- a CDS encoding outer membrane protein assembly factor BamD, whose protein sequence is MKKIISVLFVVLFLGSCSDYQAALKTEDPAKKYELASKLYDEGKYSKAIRLFEQLAPAYRGKPQGEKLFYMFAQSYYKTRQYYLAGYQFDSFMSGYPRSEKAEECAFLGAQSYSKLSPVYSIDQTDTFKAIEKIQGFIDRYPNSKYTAEANELSRKLNEKIERKVYENALEYNRISNYKSAIIAFDNFIIDYPGTSFKEKALYYKLDSAYLLAINSVSSKMEERLNVAKASYNSLVKFKPDTEYKKKADEMLAQIDVELKKYNK, encoded by the coding sequence ATGAAAAAAATAATATCTGTATTGTTTGTTGTTCTTTTTTTAGGTTCTTGTAGTGATTATCAGGCGGCATTAAAAACCGAAGATCCGGCTAAGAAATATGAATTGGCTTCAAAATTATATGACGAAGGTAAATATTCAAAAGCAATTCGTCTTTTTGAGCAATTGGCACCAGCATATAGAGGAAAACCTCAGGGTGAAAAATTGTTTTATATGTTTGCCCAATCTTATTATAAAACCAGACAATATTATTTGGCAGGATATCAGTTCGATAGCTTTATGTCAGGATATCCAAGAAGTGAAAAAGCAGAAGAATGTGCTTTTTTAGGAGCTCAGAGCTATTCAAAGTTGTCACCTGTTTACAGCATTGACCAAACGGATACTTTTAAAGCAATAGAAAAGATTCAAGGTTTTATAGATCGTTATCCAAATTCTAAATATACCGCCGAAGCGAATGAGTTATCTAGAAAATTGAACGAAAAGATTGAGCGTAAGGTTTATGAAAATGCATTAGAATATAATAGGATTTCGAACTATAAATCTGCAATTATTGCTTTTGATAATTTTATAATAGATTATCCTGGAACTTCATTTAAAGAAAAAGCTTTATATTATAAATTGGATTCCGCTTATTTATTGGCTATAAATAGTGTTTCTTCAAAAATGGAAGAGCGATTAAATGTAGCCAAAGCGAGTTATAATAGTTTGGTTAAATTTAAACCAGATACAGAATACAAAAAAAAGGCTGACGAAATGTTGGCACAAATTGATGTTGAATTGAAAAAATATAATAAATAA
- a CDS encoding DNA-directed RNA polymerase subunit omega has protein sequence MDLKKTNAPVNTITYNKTVIEEPTGNVYEAITIMAKRANQINSEIKKELTEKLEEFATYNDSLEEVFENKEQIEVSKFYEKLPKPHALAVQEWLDGKIYHREANK, from the coding sequence ATGGATTTAAAAAAGACAAATGCTCCGGTAAATACAATAACTTACAACAAAACAGTTATTGAAGAACCTACTGGAAATGTGTATGAGGCGATAACAATTATGGCTAAAAGAGCAAATCAAATTAATTCTGAAATCAAAAAAGAATTGACTGAGAAGTTAGAAGAATTTGCTACTTACAATGACAGTTTAGAAGAAGTTTTTGAAAATAAAGAACAAATCGAAGTTTCCAAATTCTATGAAAAACTTCCAAAACCACACGCTTTGGCAGTTCAGGAATGGTTAGATGGTAAAATTTACCACAGAGAAGCAAATAAATAA
- the coaBC gene encoding bifunctional phosphopantothenoylcysteine decarboxylase/phosphopantothenate--cysteine ligase CoaBC, which translates to MSVLSGKKILLGISGGIAAYKTASLVRLFIKAGAHVQVIMTPASKDFITPLTLSTLSKNPVFSEFYNKDEKNEEWNSHVELGLWADLMVIAPATANTLSKMANGLCDNLLVACYLSAKCPVYFAPAMDLDMYAHPSTHESFNSLKAFGNIMIPAESGELASGLSGEGRMAEPENIVSFLEADLESKLPLKGKKILITAGPTYEAIDPVRFIGNHSSGKMGFDIAQSAANLGASVVLISGPTHCKINHSLVQVIPVVSAQEMYEACHQYYHEVDVAIAAAAVADYRPRDVASQKIKKTADDFVIQLEKTKDILASLGEAKKNQFLIGFALETENEIDNAKAKIQKKNLDLIVLNSLQDQGAGFGKNTNKVTFIDSAFKIEPMDLKSKMAVADDILNKVIAHFYG; encoded by the coding sequence ATGTCAGTTTTAAGCGGAAAAAAGATTTTGCTGGGAATTTCTGGTGGGATCGCTGCATATAAAACGGCTTCATTAGTTAGACTCTTCATAAAAGCAGGTGCACATGTCCAAGTGATAATGACACCTGCTTCTAAGGATTTTATAACTCCACTTACTTTATCGACATTATCTAAGAATCCCGTTTTTTCTGAATTTTATAATAAAGATGAAAAAAATGAGGAATGGAATAGTCATGTAGAATTAGGACTTTGGGCAGATTTAATGGTTATTGCGCCTGCAACTGCTAATACATTGTCTAAAATGGCAAATGGCTTGTGCGATAATCTTTTGGTAGCCTGTTATCTCTCTGCAAAATGCCCTGTATATTTTGCTCCGGCAATGGATTTAGATATGTACGCTCATCCATCAACGCATGAAAGTTTCAATTCTTTAAAAGCATTTGGAAACATAATGATTCCAGCTGAAAGTGGCGAATTGGCAAGTGGTTTGTCAGGTGAAGGACGAATGGCAGAACCAGAAAATATCGTTTCATTTCTGGAAGCTGATCTTGAAAGTAAATTGCCTTTAAAAGGGAAAAAAATTCTAATTACTGCGGGACCAACATACGAAGCAATTGATCCGGTTCGTTTTATTGGAAACCATTCTTCGGGGAAAATGGGATTTGACATTGCTCAAAGTGCAGCCAATTTAGGAGCATCGGTAGTGTTAATTTCTGGACCAACTCATTGTAAAATAAATCATTCACTGGTTCAGGTGATTCCGGTAGTTTCAGCTCAGGAAATGTATGAAGCTTGTCATCAGTATTATCATGAGGTAGATGTGGCTATTGCTGCCGCCGCCGTTGCTGATTATAGGCCTAGAGATGTCGCTTCGCAAAAGATTAAAAAGACAGCTGATGATTTTGTAATTCAGTTGGAAAAAACCAAAGATATTTTGGCTTCGCTTGGTGAAGCTAAAAAAAATCAATTTTTAATAGGCTTTGCTTTAGAAACTGAAAATGAAATTGATAATGCTAAAGCAAAAATTCAGAAAAAAAACTTAGATTTGATAGTTCTTAACTCATTACAGGATCAAGGAGCTGGATTTGGCAAAAATACTAACAAAGTTACCTTTATCGATAGTGCATTTAAAATAGAGCCAATGGATTTGAAATCCAAAATGGCTGTGGCAGATGATATTTTAAACAAAGTAATAGCTCATTTTTATGGTTAG
- a CDS encoding DUF4835 family protein, which translates to MVRFVWFLFFSCGFIQAQQLNCTVTINTQKINNPNQQVFKTLETAINEFVNKTDWTGQTLSQKEKVNCSMYITLSSYSSDQFVANIQVQSSRSIYNSTYSSPVLNINDKDFTFNYTEFENLIYNPTSYSSNLVSVLSFYSYIILGMDADTFIPMFGDRYFKEAINIANLAQQGGNKGWNQSDGTMSRYILINDLLSSTFNEIRQSSFQYYSGLDIMHEDTKKAKEIIKGSLINLAKLNGTRPNSYLLRIFMDSKSDEIVSIFSGGPSIPINDLVDSLNRTSTSNSSKWQLLKY; encoded by the coding sequence ATGGTTAGATTTGTTTGGTTTCTATTTTTTAGTTGTGGTTTCATTCAAGCCCAGCAGTTGAATTGTACCGTAACGATAAATACACAAAAAATAAACAATCCCAATCAACAGGTTTTCAAAACGCTGGAAACCGCCATAAATGAATTTGTCAATAAAACGGACTGGACCGGACAAACACTTTCACAAAAAGAAAAAGTGAATTGTTCGATGTATATTACCCTTTCGAGTTATAGTTCGGATCAATTTGTAGCTAATATTCAAGTGCAATCTTCAAGAAGCATCTATAATTCGACTTATTCTTCTCCAGTTTTGAATATAAATGATAAAGATTTTACTTTTAATTATACCGAATTTGAAAATCTGATTTATAACCCAACGAGTTATTCTTCAAATCTGGTTTCAGTGCTATCATTTTATAGTTACATTATTTTAGGAATGGATGCAGATACTTTTATTCCTATGTTTGGAGACCGTTATTTTAAGGAAGCCATTAATATTGCTAATCTTGCCCAACAGGGTGGAAACAAGGGGTGGAATCAATCAGATGGGACAATGAGTAGATATATTTTGATAAATGATTTATTGTCTTCAACTTTTAATGAAATCAGACAATCTAGTTTCCAGTATTATTCAGGGTTAGATATTATGCACGAAGACACGAAGAAAGCTAAAGAAATTATTAAAGGCTCATTGATTAATTTAGCCAAATTGAACGGAACCAGGCCAAATTCCTATCTATTAAGAATTTTTATGGATTCAAAATCGGATGAAATTGTATCAATTTTTTCAGGAGGTCCTTCTATTCCTATAAATGATTTGGTAGATAGTTTGAATAGAACTTCTACTTCAAATTCTAGTAAATGGCAATTGCTAAAATATTAG
- the recN gene encoding DNA repair protein RecN, with protein sequence MITSLAIKNYALIERLSIDFSKGFSIITGETGAGKSIILGALGLALGKRADLTSLKNKEEKCVIEAHFDISKYNLASFFEANDLDYEPETIIRREILPSGKSRAFINDSPVNLQELQELSLYLIDIHSQQQTQELSDEEVQFKIIDAIAGNLDTIVNYQSVLKNYKSNKSKLNALTKKKADASKEQEYNTFLLEELVSAKLKSGEQEFLEENYEQLNNVEIIKESLDKSLAIADEEQVGVVHNLNEIKNAIQKIAHFSTDYHSLFERISSLKIEFDDIAIELNRCSEKLINDPEQLNLISQKLQLIYNLQKKHQVNTVDELLVIHGNLENSVLELGNIDEEIAKLTQLVDENTKELDKICDVIHKNRIEAIPLLSQKLVSILETLGMPNVRFNMEINRTSTYFENGKDELQFLISANKGTDFGLLKKVASGGEMSRIMLAVKAILAQYSKLPTLIFDEIDTGVSGEIANRMGEIMKGMSSQMQIFAITHLPQIAAKGTEHFKVFKSTVGDDTQSELKLLTEEERVLEIAQMLSGTVISDSALNHAKALLN encoded by the coding sequence ATGATAACCTCACTTGCTATAAAAAACTATGCTTTAATTGAAAGATTGTCAATTGATTTTTCCAAAGGATTTTCGATTATTACAGGGGAAACCGGAGCAGGAAAATCAATAATATTGGGAGCTTTGGGGTTAGCTTTAGGAAAAAGAGCCGATTTGACTTCGCTTAAAAATAAAGAAGAAAAATGTGTTATTGAAGCTCATTTTGATATATCCAAATATAATTTAGCTTCTTTTTTTGAAGCCAATGATTTGGATTATGAACCCGAAACAATAATTCGAAGAGAAATTTTGCCTTCCGGTAAATCACGGGCTTTCATTAATGACAGTCCTGTAAATTTGCAGGAATTGCAGGAGTTGAGTTTGTATTTGATAGATATTCACTCGCAACAGCAAACTCAGGAATTGTCAGATGAAGAAGTACAATTCAAGATCATTGATGCAATTGCTGGTAATTTGGATACGATTGTAAATTATCAATCGGTTTTAAAAAACTATAAATCGAATAAATCCAAATTAAATGCCTTGACTAAGAAAAAGGCTGATGCTTCCAAAGAACAAGAATATAATACTTTTCTTTTGGAAGAATTGGTTTCTGCGAAGTTAAAATCAGGGGAGCAGGAATTCTTGGAAGAAAATTATGAGCAGTTAAATAACGTTGAAATTATAAAAGAATCACTTGATAAATCATTGGCAATAGCCGATGAAGAGCAAGTAGGGGTGGTTCATAATTTGAATGAAATAAAAAATGCTATTCAAAAAATTGCTCATTTTTCGACTGATTACCATTCCCTTTTTGAAAGAATTTCAAGTTTAAAAATTGAGTTTGATGATATTGCAATTGAATTAAATCGTTGTTCGGAGAAATTAATCAACGATCCTGAGCAATTAAATTTGATTAGTCAAAAATTGCAATTGATTTATAATTTGCAAAAAAAGCATCAGGTAAATACAGTAGATGAGTTGCTGGTAATTCATGGAAATCTTGAAAATTCAGTATTAGAATTAGGAAATATTGATGAGGAGATTGCAAAATTGACACAATTGGTTGATGAGAATACAAAAGAACTTGATAAGATTTGCGATGTGATACACAAAAACAGAATAGAAGCGATTCCTCTTTTGTCACAAAAATTAGTTTCTATTTTGGAGACTTTAGGAATGCCAAATGTTCGTTTTAATATGGAGATTAATAGAACATCAACTTATTTTGAAAATGGAAAAGATGAGTTGCAATTTTTGATTTCCGCCAATAAAGGAACTGATTTTGGTTTATTGAAAAAAGTAGCTTCTGGGGGTGAAATGTCGCGAATTATGCTTGCTGTCAAAGCAATTTTGGCGCAATATTCAAAATTACCAACATTGATTTTTGATGAAATTGACACAGGGGTTTCAGGTGAAATTGCAAATAGAATGGGGGAAATTATGAAAGGAATGAGTAGTCAGATGCAAATTTTTGCCATTACCCATTTACCTCAGATTGCTGCAAAAGGAACTGAGCATTTCAAAGTGTTCAAATCTACTGTTGGTGATGATACCCAATCAGAATTAAAATTATTGACGGAGGAAGAACGAGTTCTTGAAATTGCTCAAATGTTATCGGGAACTGTAATTTCGGATTCGGCCTTAAATCATGCAAAAGCCTTGTTGAACTAA